Proteins encoded together in one Quercus lobata isolate SW786 chromosome 3, ValleyOak3.0 Primary Assembly, whole genome shotgun sequence window:
- the LOC115978804 gene encoding uncharacterized protein LOC115978804, producing MANVSSPNLSLFTILSESKRILNAHSRHFLALCVLFLLPLSFSLVVYPTLLNLITHPPPDNPKVLLRSFLDFHPREHDQPIFSDTQFLSILYSLFVFAFSILAIGSITFSVFHGFYGRPVKLISTIKSVFLSFLPLFVTVVITQVVFSLIVVAFGGFLLLVTKNFELYSNYLVISGGVLLVLVLGYLQVNWTLACVVAVVESSWGFEPLRRSASLMRGMRKLGLSLFLFFGVFGGILVWTCGAVSELDIADSDGWKSWGYVVQIVVTSTLLMLLLLYYAAANTVLYMYCKALHGELAVEIAEEFAREYVSLPFDDGKVPHVISVVIG from the coding sequence ATGGCAAATGTCTCGTCACCGAACCTAAGCCTCTTTACCATTCTCTCCGAATCAAAGCGCATCCTCAACGCTCACTCTCGCCATTTCCTCGCTCTCTGTGTCCTCttccttctccctctctctttctctctcgttGTCTACCCAACCCTTCTCAACCTCATCACTCACCCACCTCCTGACAATCCAAAAGTCCTCCTCCGCAGTTTCCTCGATTTTCATCCCCGAGAACATGACCAACCCATTTTCTCTGACACCCAGTTCCTCTCAATCCTCTACTCTCTTTTCGTTTTCGCTTTCTCTATCTTAGCCATTGGTTCCATCACTTTCAGTGTCTTCCATGGCTTCTATGGCCGACCCGTCAAGCTCATCTCAACTATCAAGTCCGTTTTCCTTTCATTCTTGCCTCTTTTCGTCACGGTGGTCATAACCCAGGTCGTGTTTTCTCTGATTGTTGTTGCTTTTGGGGGGTTCTTGTTGTTGGTGACGAAAAATTTTGAGCTTTACTCAAATTACCTTGTGATTTCTGGTggggttttgttggttttggtcTTGGGGTATTTGCAAGTGAATTGGACTTTGGCGTGTGTGGTTGCGGTGGTGGAATCAAGTTGGGGTTTTGAACCTTTGAGGAGGAGTGCAAGTTTGATGAGAGGGATGAGAAAGTTGgggctttctttgtttttgttttttggggtttttggtggGATTTTAGTGTGGACTTGTGGTGCTGTTTCTGAATTGGATATTGCAGACAGTGATGGGTGGAAAAGTTGGGGTTATGTTGTGCAGATTGTTGTGACTTCAACTTTGCTTATGCTTTTGTTGCTTTATTATGCTGCGGCAAACACTGTGCTGTATATGTATTGCAAGGCTCTTCATGGAGAGTTAGCTGTGGAGATAGCTGAGGAGTTTGCAAGGGAGTATGTTAGCTTGCCCTTTGATGATGGGAAAGTCCCTCATGTTATTTCAGTTGTCATAGGTTGA
- the LOC115978806 gene encoding probable protein S-acyltransferase 22, whose amino-acid sequence MRKNGWQLPYHPLQVVAVAVFLALGFAFYVFFAPFVGKKLFQYIVMGLYTPLITCVFGLYVWCAAADPADPGVFRSKKYLNIPDHEKHSRPKDSKLGGESTSSILDANTTTVGGKPMDKDALGKDATMKDHTAEIEKNASPKNSSCLLLVCSPCAFICNSCGSSEESSEQQMSEEGMFYCSLCEVEVFKYSKHCRVCDKCVDRFDHHCRWLNNCIGKKNYRQFFTLMVTSLLLLILQWTTGIVVLICCFLERKRFSADISTKLGSSFSLVPFIIVVALCTILAMIATLPLAQLFFFHILLIKKGISTYDYIIALREQEQEQQGIGVQQSPQMSPASSLTGLSSASSFTTFHRGAWCTPPRLFLEDQFDVVPPETGSVSSLGKRMGGEEIIKKKNAGAVKISPWTLARLNAEEVSKAAAEARKKSRILQPVIRRDAPFGLEPDSSFGSSGRRMVPRPDNNRRRANKRVRLPADLPVEPLPTVSAKALDKGFSETSTSLAPLQLEARSAFQTSRAMSSSAGIVASSPESSLDSPDIHPFRVSSSGPEEARQLTSLSAAAAVSQRGLPLSRSTSDGYEASGGEDSDRVPSRIIQRSTNWSNLLFGTDHDERVIRLNASSSSQANNRKL is encoded by the exons ATGAGGAAGAATGGATGGCAACTTCCTTATCACCCTCTTCAG GTGGTGGCTGTTGCTGTATTTTTGGCATTGGGGTTTGCTTTCTATGTGTTCTTTGCTCCATTTGTTGGGAAGAAACTCTTTCAGTATATTGTGATGGGACTCTACACTCCTCTT ATCACATGTGTCTTCGGCCTATATGTTTGGTGTGCGGCAGCCGATCCTGCAGACCCAGGAGTTTTTAGGTccaaaaaatatctaaatattcCAGACCATGAAAAGCATTCACGACCGAAGGACTCTAAATTGGGCGGGGAATCAACGTCTTCCATACTTGATGCTAATACCACAACAGTTGGGGGAAAACCTATGGATAAAGATGCATTAGGCAAAGATGCAACTATGAAAGACCATACTGCTGAAATTGAGAAGAATGCATCACCAAAGAATTCATCTTGTCTCCTATTGGTTTGCTCTCCTTGTGCTTTTATCTGCAACAGCTGTGGTTCAAGTGAGGAGTCTTCTGAACAACAAATGAGTGAAGAAGGCATGTTCTATTGCAGTTTGTGTGAAGTTGAG GTTTTCAAGTACAGCAAGCACTGTCGAGTTTGTGATAAATGTGTTGACCGTTTTGATCATCATTGCAGG TGGCTCAACAACTGTATAGGCAAAAAGAACTACCGGCAATTTTTCACCCTCATGGTTACTTCTCTCCTCTTG CTTATTCTACAATGGACGACTGGAATCGTCGTGCTTATCTGCTGTTTTCTTGAGAGGAAGCGGTTTTCTGCGGATATATCTACCAAGTTAGGAAGCAGTTTCTCTCTGGTGCCCTTCATTATTGTAGTG GCATTGTGCACCATCTTGGCTATGATTGCTACCCTACCACTAGCTCAGCTATTCTTCTTTCACATCCTCCTCATAAAGAAG GGAATCAGTACATATGATTACATCATAGCTCTAAGGGAACAGGAGCAAGAGCAACAAGGAATCGGAGTTCAGCAAAGCCCCCAAATGTCTCCTGCCAGCTCACTCACTGGATTGAGCAGTGCAAGCTCGTTTACAACTTTCCACCGTGGTGCATGGTGCACACCTCCACGCTTGTTTCTTGAAGATCAG TTTGATGTAGTTCCTCCAGAAACTGGATCTGTAAGTTCGTTAGGGAAAAGGATGGGGGGAGAggaaataattaagaaaaaaaatgctggAGCAGTAAAGATCAGTCCATGGACATTAGCTCGATTAAATGCAGAAGAGGTTTCAAAGGCCGCCGCAGAGGCAAGAAAAAAATCCAGAATTTTGCAGCCCGTAATAAGACGGGATGCCCCTTTTGGTCTAGAACCTGACAGTAGCTTTGGCAGCAGTGGTCGCCGGATGGTCCCAAGGCCTGACAATAATAGAAGGCGAGCTAATAAGCGGGTGCGCCTCCCAGCTGACTTACCTGTGGAGCCCCTGCCAACAGTTTCTGCTAAAGCACTTGACAAAGGTTTCAGTGAGACATCAACTAGTTTGGCCCCTCTTCAGCTTGAAGCGCGTAGTGCTTTCCAAACAAGCCGAGCAATGTCAAGCTCTGCTGGGATTGTTGCTTCTTCACCTGAGAGCAGTTTAGACTCGCCTGATATTCACCCATTCCGGGTCTCTTCCTCAGGACCTGAAGAGGCAAGGCAGCTCACAAGTCTGTCAGCTGCTGCTGCAGTTTCTCAGAGAGGACTCCCACTGTCAAGGTCAACTAGTGATGGGTATGAAGCTTCTGGTGGGGAAGATAGTGACAGAGTTCCTTCTAGAATTATTCAAAGGTCAACAAACTGGAGTAACCTTCTCTTTGGTACGGATCATGATGAGAGGGTTATTAGACTGAATGCTTCATCTTCTAGCCAGGCTAACAATAGAAAGCTTTGA